CTTGTCGACTTGTTGACGAAGACGACCCACGAAGATTTCGGCAAGGAAGTCTTCCCAATGGCGATCGCCGATCACAACGTCAACGTGCATCTGTTCGATGGCTACTGGGAAGACATCGGAACGATCAAGTCATTCTTCCAGGCCAACCTGGATCTGGCGAAGCCGAACCCGCCGTTCGAATTCTATCGTCCCGATTCTCCCATCTATACCCGTCCTCGATTCCTCCCGGCGACCAAGGTTACCGGCACCTACTTCGATCATTCGCTCATCGGTGATGGCGGTGTGATCGACGAAGGAACGCGGATTGAGAACAGCGTGATCGGACTTCGCTGCCGAATCGGCAAGAACGTAATGATCAAGAATTCGATCATTATGGGGGCGGATTACTTTGAATCCGAGGAAGAGACTGAACATAATGATGGAGCTGGCGTCCCCATGATCGGTATTGGCGATGGTTGCGTGATCGAGAACGCGATCATCGACAAGAACTGCCGCATCGGCGCCGGAGCTGTCGTCGCTCCCGGCAATCGTCAGGAGGCGGACCTTTCTGATCCCGAGCTCTATATCCGCGACGGAATCCTCGTCGCACCCAAGGGTAGCACCATACCGGCGAACTGGATCCTCCCGTCCTGACACTCCGTCCCGACAGTCCAGTTCGCAAGTCCTTTCTTGCGTTCGGAGACTGTTTTATGTTCGTTCGATGCGGGTTGCTGACGTGTCTACTGTTGACTGCACTGATCGCTTCGCCCTGCGCTGCGGCGGAGTATCAGACGGCTGTTGAGGCCTGGAATGCCGGAGCCGCTGCCCTGCGCTCCGGCAACTACGCCGCCAGTCAGGAGCCGTTCGAGGCGGCTCTGAAAATGACCGACGACGACCGCATGAAAATGCGGATCCATGAAGCTCTGATGGCCAGCTATCGCCTGCTGCCGGAGCCAGATAAGTTCGTCGACAATTCCGAGTTCATCATCGAGAACGCCGAGTACGACGCCAAGAAGTCGCTCACGCGGAGTGCGCTGCTGAGTTTCATGTTTCAGCGTGGCAAGTTGAACGTCATCGAAGACCGGTACACGAAGAACATTGCCAGCAAGAAGAAGCTGGAACTGTCCCATTACATTTTGATGGAGTTGTACGGACGGTATAACCGCAAACCGGAACTGGCCATCACCCACACCAAGGCCTACGCCGAACTGACGAAAGACTCCGGCGTGAAAGTGTCGGCCAGTCACCTCGGTGATCTCGGTCGGCAGTTCGCCCAGGCGGGAAAGCTGGAAGATGCGGCGAAGAAATACGAAGAAGCCGCGGAAAGCGATGAAAAAACGGCCAGCTGGTACCTGAAGGAATCCGCTGACTGCTGGATGAAGCTCGGCAAGGAAGACGAAGCGCTGGCCGCCGTCGAGAAAGCGGAGAAGCTGGGACCCGACACCCGCTCTGACCAGCTCACCCATTTCTGGCATCGCAAGATCGGCGAAATCTACCTCGAACTCGACAAACCCAAAGAAGCGATTCCGCACCTGAAAGCCGCGATCGAAAACACCAAGATCGAGGGCTACATCAAGAGCTGCCAGGAAGCGTTGGCCAAAGCCGAAGCCGCGGTGAAGTAACTCGCCAGAGATGATCTCAACCTGAAGTGGCTTCGAGTTGGGATTGGTTCGCGTTTATTCAGCGGACCGCGGTCAGAAAAAAAGAGATCCGCAGCGGACGCGAGACGCTGCGGATCATTCCGTGGTTCAGATTGCGAACGTGGTCGCGCGGATTACTCCGTCGTTGCGACGGCGTTCTGATTCTGCTGCTGAAGCGTCTTCATCAGACGCAGAATTCGCAGCTCGAGCAGTTCAATCGGTTCCATGTTTCCCCCGGCGGTCAGACGGTCGACTTTCGAGTTGAACTGAGTCTGCAGTTCTGCCAGATTGTCCATCTGCTTCTGCATATCAACTTCGAGAGCCTGTTCCAGATCCTGCTCCAGGCCGACGATGAACTGGCGGGCTTCCTGCGGACTGTCTTCCAGTTCCTTCAGGTACGACTCGATTTCCTGATGGTTCTCTTTCAGGAATTCACGGAAGGCCTGCTTGCTCATCTGCGTTCCTTCGTCGAGACCTTCTTCGACACCGGTTTCGGTGAGTTGCTCCAGTTGAATGCGAGCGTCGTCACTGGAGGCCATCAGCTGTTGACTGACAGTCTCGGCGTACTGATCGCTGTTCTCGCGAACTCGCGTGACGATTTCTTTCCGGATCTCCGGATAGTTCTCTTCGGCATACTGTTCGGTCGCCGCGGCAATGTTCTCCGGCTCCAGGTTCTCCTGAACCTGAGAGTAGGTCATCCCGGCAATGGCGATGAGTTCGACGCAGAAGACAATCAGCAGGACCGTGGTGAGCCCCGGTCCGTTCGACCGGCTCTTGTTGTCGTGACTATTCGTTGACATCAGGTAACTCCTGTATTTCCATTCGGTAGAAAGTGTGTGAATTGTGTTCGGATCAGAGGTCGTGATTAGAGCGGATCGCTCTACCGTATGTCCGCGAATGAGCGTCGAATCGCCTGAAACGCTGCATCTTTCGCGGACCGAACGGTTACAACCAAAAAGTAAACTGCTCTAACCTTCGGACGCCATCTGAGTGATCTCCGATTCGGCTTTGTCACTCAGCTTGAGGACCAGCCAGTCGGAGAGATATTTCAAGAGCTGTTCGCGGGTCTGCTCCTGCGAGGCCTGTTCGATCGGTTCGATCTGTTCCCAGAGAGTCATCGTCCGTACCGACTGATTCTTGAGTTCATCGATCGAGTAACGTTCCATCAGACGATCACCCACTTTACGGAACTCGGCGATCAGCTGGTCGACTTCTTCACGACTCGCATACTCGGGAAATTCAGCGGCAACGACGTCCCGCTGGGCGACCCAGAAATCATCGGTCTGTTTTTTCGTTTCCTGCACCAGCGTCTGTTCAAGATCGTCCAGATACGTGGCGCTCTCGCGATCGAGAATCTTCACGTACTTCGGATAATCTTCTTCGAGCTGCTTCTGCATGGCAGTCGCGAGCGGCGGGACAACGTCGCGGGTCAGCTCATACGATTCCCGGACGATCGTGTCCGAGTTGTCCTGAATCATTTCGCCCATCTCCTGGGCGATCTCTTCCTCCTGCAGATCCGGAGTCGGCGGGCCAGAATAGGCTGTATAGCCCCAGATCGCCCCGACGCCCACAATGAGCACGGCGAGGATCAGGTTGTTGACGGTCGAAAATGGGTTCATGTCGGTCTCCTGTCACTTCGGTGGTTGAAAACGGCGATCTCTGATCAACAGCAGCGCCTGCTGTCGGATCCGGGAGAGGCCTGAAAAATGAAGAATGTTGGCGACGGCTGAGCGGACATGTTGTCTGGTTAGAATCCGGACAACGGAGGAAGAGCGGCCATCAATGGCTGAAAACCGTCTCCCATGCCCGACTGTGCAGTCGCATGGGGTCAATCTCGGCGGTGAGTGACACGAGTTCGCAAACCCGATACCGTTCAGTCAGGAAATGCCCGTACGGATTTAGCGAAGAGGTCTACTGAAGTGGAGTGTCTGTGCGTACGGAAGCGACGTGAGTTCGTCGCAGCGGCATCGTTTCGCTGAAGGGGCGACACATCCCTGAAGGAGCCGAGAGACTTTCTATAGCAGAGCCAGACAATCGCGGTCACACGATGTCGACACGATCAGCGAGCGTTCCGCGATCGCCGGAATAGTAGTGTACATCCAGTTCCAGTCAGCAGAATCGCGAAGATCCATTTCCAGAACCATGGGCCGAAAACCACGGTCGCATTGAACAAAATAAAGCCGAAGACGGCGTGCAGAGTGAGTCGATACCAGTCAGGTAGCCCGCTCAGACGCCGCCGGACTGAATACCAGATGTCCACGGGCCACCAGACGGTCAGCAGATAATTGACCCAGAGTCCGCCTCCCCAGGCGATTCCCGTCACTGTTGCCGTCTGTTGAGCGGTATGAGTGTAGGCGGCTGCGAGGTTCCAGTGATGGACATAGTGAAACGCGGCGAAAAAATGGAGAAGATACAGGAGGAAGCCGCTGCACCAGATTGCCGTCGCGAATCGATCCGCCGAAACTCCGGCTGATCGGGACCACGGCCAGATTCGCAGATCGTAAAGCAGTCGCAGGATGTAGCAGACGACCACGAGCCTCGCGGACCCGAGCACGAGCAGATCGGCCTCATCCACGGAAGATCTCTCCAGACGCCAGACGCCATTGGAACGGTTTTCGGGTCATTCTCCGACTTCTCGCCGCGGTTTGACGGCGTTTTCCGCCCTTCCTATCCTACTCAATCTCCGGAAAATTCCGTAGCGTCGTTTTGAGAATGAGGACTTCGGAACGTGTGTGGCTGGCCCGGCCAGTCACTTCATGAGAGAGACCACCATCGCACTGGCAGAGCCAGTGCCCCCCGACCGACGCAGTGGAGGCGTCGGGATCCCGAATCAGGAGTTGATCGGCTTTGCCACGGAAATCGAAGAAATCAAGCAACGGACAGGCGGTGCCGATCCCGGAAGATACGGACCGCATTCAGTACGTCTCGCTGTCGGAAGAAACCCGCCGCCGGTATCTGAATTACGCCTATTCGGTGATTCAGTCACGGGCCCTGCCCGACGTCCGCGACGGCCTCAAGCCGGTGCAACGGCGGATCATGTACGTCATGTTCAACGACCTCGGCATCACCGCCGGGGCGAAGCATCGGAAATGCGCCAAGATTTCCGGCGACACGATCGGTAACTACCATCCACACGGCGATGCGGCTGTCTACGAAGCGCTCGTTCGTATGGCTCAGGACTTCACCCTGCGGGAGCCGCTGGTCGATGGACAGGGGAACTTCGGGTCCATCATCGGATTGCCCGCCGCGTCCGCCCGATACACGGAAGCCCGACTGACGGCGATCGCCGGCGAATTGATGACCGAATTGCGGTATCAGACCGTCGACATGCGGGACAACTACGAAGGGACCCGCCAGGAACCGGTCGTCCTGCCGGCGCGGTTTCCGAACCTGCTGGTCAACGGCACTCAGGGAATCGCGGTTGGAATGGCGACGAACATTCCGCCGCACAATCTCGGCGAAGTGATCAGGGCCTGCGTGCATCTGATTGAAAATCGCGAAGCTACCGTCGCTCAGTTGATGAGGTACATCAAGGGCCCCGACTTCCCGATGGGGGGCCGCATCGTTACCGACCGTCGCGAACTGCGCACGGTTTATGAGACCGGACGTGGGGCCATTAAGGTGCGAGCCGAGTGGCAGCCCGATCCGCTGCAGAAGGGACGCGTCAGGAACAACATTGTCGTTACCTCGGTGCCGTACAACGTGGAAACCGGTCCGCTGATGGCGGAACTGGGAGGCATCGCCGAATCGAAAAAGCTGCCGCAACTGCTGGCCGCGATCGACGAGAGCAGCGAAGAACTCGGCTTGCGAATCGTGCTGGAGCTCAAGAACGCCGACGATGCCGAAACGGTCATGGCGTATCTCTACAAGCACACGGCGCTGGAACAGAACTTCAACGTCAACGCAACCTGCCTGGTGCCGGATGAGCATGACAACCTCTCGCCGGCTCAGCTGAACCTCAGGGAAATGCTCGACGCGTTTCTAAAGTTCCGCTTGAAGACCGTCACGCGGCGGCTCGAGTACATACTGGCTCAGCTCGAAAAGCGAATACACATTCTCGAAGGCTTCGAGATCATCTTCAATGGCCTCGATCTGGCGCTGAAGATCATCCGCAGCAGCCAGGGCAAAGCCGACGCCGCTCAGAAGCTGATGAAGTCCTTTCCGATCGATGCCCCGCAGGCCGATGCGATTCTCGATCTGGCCCTGTACCGGATTTCGGAGCTCGAAATCGACCGCATCATGGAAGAGCTCAAAGAGAAACGGGCGGAAGCCAAACGGATTCGCGCCATTCTCGCTTCCGAAAAGAAGCTCTGGGATCTGGTCAGCGAAGAACTCAGTGAGCTCGGCGACAAATACGGCAACAAACGTCGCACGGCAATCGGATCTTCCGAAGAGATTTCGGAGTTCGATCCGACGGCCTACATCGTTCGTGAGAACACGAATGTCGTCGTTACGACCGATGGCTGGCTGAAACGCGTGGGGCGAATTCAAAGCGTCGACAAGTTGCGAATTCGCGAAGGCGACGAAGTGCTGAATGTGCTGCCGGCCAGCACGCTCGATACGGTCGTCTTCCTCGCCGACGACGGCACGGCGTACACGCTTCCCGTCGATCAGATCCCGGCTTCAACCGGTTATGGCGAACCGCTCGCCAAACATGTGAAAATGGGTGACGGCGTCCGGATCATTTCCGCGCTCACGACCGATGCCCGGTTTACGCCAGCCGATGTTCCGGAAGGGGGCGAATCGCCCACGCCGTATCTGCTCGTGGCGACCGCACGCGGACAGGTCCTCGCCATTTCCTTCTCGTCATTCCGCCTGCCTTCCACGAAAGTTGGCCGAAAATATTGCCGGCTGGCTTCGGGCGACCGGGTCGTTTTCGCGAACCTGATCATCGATCAGGAAACGATGTTCATGGCGACCCGCGACGCCCGGGTGATTCATTTCTCCCTGTCCGACGTCCCGCTTCTCGGCGGACCCGGTCGTGGCGTGAAAGGCATCAAGTTGGAAAGCGACGACGAATGCATCGGAGCGATGTTGCTGGCTCGACCAAGTGACACGCTGCATGTGATCAACGATAACGATAACAAACTCGCGTTCGGCCAGGCCAAGTACGGCGTGACCTCCCGCGGCGGAAAAGGCGTGAAAGCCAGTCAGCGGGTTGGCTTCAAGAACATCGTTCGCCCGGACATCCCTCTGGTCGAGTGGAGTGAACTTGAGTAGAGCCACGAACGCACGTTGTGCTGGATACGCCTGACGGCTATCTCAGCCTGCGACCGGGCCTCAGTTAAGTCTTATTGAATACAGGTCCTTCGCCTCCTTCCGGGGGAGAAGGTGCCCGAAGGGCGGATGAGGGGCCGATTAACCAGCGACGCTCCACTCCACTGATGATACACAGCGGCCCACGAAGCATGGAACGCACATTTGCCCCTCACCCTAACCCTCTCCGTGAGGGGGCGAGGGGACGACTTGTTGGATAACCAGCGGCCGGTGAGATCCCGGCCTTACAGTGAGATAAGCGAATGGCGACAGCATCTCCTTCCAAATACAACGCGTCGGATATCGAGGTTCTTGAAGGCCTCGAAGCGGTCCGGCGTCGACCTTCGATGTACATCGGCGGGGTCGATACGCGTGGCCTGCATCATCTGCTCTGGGAAGTGGTCGACAACTCCGTCGATGAATTTCTCGCCGGTCATGCCGACACGATCAAGGTGACGCTGCACAAAGACGGCTGCGCCCTCACCGTGGCCGACAACGGACGCGGCATTCCGGTCGACAAGCACCCCAAATACAAGAAGTCGGCTCTCGAAGTTATCCTGACGACCCTGCACGCCGGGGGGAAATTCTCCGACAAGAACTACGCCCGCAGCGGCGGTCTGCACGGCGTTGGTTCGTCGGTCGTGAACGCTCTTTCCGAAGAGATGGTCGTCACGGTTCATCGCGATGGCTTCGAATGGATTCAGCGCTACAAACGCGGCCGGCCGACAACGCCCGTGAAGAAGGTGAAGCCGTTCAAAGGTCACGGTACCGTCCTCTACTTCCGTCCCGATGACGACATCTTCCGCCGCATCGCCTACAGCGCTGAGACGATCCGTCAGCATCTGGAAGATATCTCCTACATCCACGCCGGATTGAAGATCCGCTTCGTCGATGAAGCGAAGAACGAGACGCATGAGTTCCACCAGCCGGAGGGGATCAGGGCGTACGTCATCAAGCTGACCAAGGACGAAAAGAAGAAGCCGGTCAGCGATGCCATTTTCTTCGCCGAGAAAGAAGACGGCACCATTCGCACGGAAATCGTGCTCCGCTGGACCGAAGCGACCGACGAGCACATTCGCAGTTATGTGAACGGTATCCGCACCCATGCCGGCGGTACGCATTTGAACGGCGTCCGCTCCGGCGTGGTC
The genomic region above belongs to Rubinisphaera margarita and contains:
- a CDS encoding DNA gyrase/topoisomerase IV subunit A; its protein translation is MPIPEDTDRIQYVSLSEETRRRYLNYAYSVIQSRALPDVRDGLKPVQRRIMYVMFNDLGITAGAKHRKCAKISGDTIGNYHPHGDAAVYEALVRMAQDFTLREPLVDGQGNFGSIIGLPAASARYTEARLTAIAGELMTELRYQTVDMRDNYEGTRQEPVVLPARFPNLLVNGTQGIAVGMATNIPPHNLGEVIRACVHLIENREATVAQLMRYIKGPDFPMGGRIVTDRRELRTVYETGRGAIKVRAEWQPDPLQKGRVRNNIVVTSVPYNVETGPLMAELGGIAESKKLPQLLAAIDESSEELGLRIVLELKNADDAETVMAYLYKHTALEQNFNVNATCLVPDEHDNLSPAQLNLREMLDAFLKFRLKTVTRRLEYILAQLEKRIHILEGFEIIFNGLDLALKIIRSSQGKADAAQKLMKSFPIDAPQADAILDLALYRISELEIDRIMEELKEKRAEAKRIRAILASEKKLWDLVSEELSELGDKYGNKRRTAIGSSEEISEFDPTAYIVRENTNVVVTTDGWLKRVGRIQSVDKLRIREGDEVLNVLPASTLDTVVFLADDGTAYTLPVDQIPASTGYGEPLAKHVKMGDGVRIISALTTDARFTPADVPEGGESPTPYLLVATARGQVLAISFSSFRLPSTKVGRKYCRLASGDRVVFANLIIDQETMFMATRDARVIHFSLSDVPLLGGPGRGVKGIKLESDDECIGAMLLARPSDTLHVINDNDNKLAFGQAKYGVTSRGGKGVKASQRVGFKNIVRPDIPLVEWSELE
- a CDS encoding tetratricopeptide repeat protein; translated protein: MFVRCGLLTCLLLTALIASPCAAAEYQTAVEAWNAGAAALRSGNYAASQEPFEAALKMTDDDRMKMRIHEALMASYRLLPEPDKFVDNSEFIIENAEYDAKKSLTRSALLSFMFQRGKLNVIEDRYTKNIASKKKLELSHYILMELYGRYNRKPELAITHTKAYAELTKDSGVKVSASHLGDLGRQFAQAGKLEDAAKKYEEAAESDEKTASWYLKESADCWMKLGKEDEALAAVEKAEKLGPDTRSDQLTHFWHRKIGEIYLELDKPKEAIPHLKAAIENTKIEGYIKSCQEALAKAEAAVK